In Leishmania donovani BPK282A1 complete genome, chromosome 20, one genomic interval encodes:
- a CDS encoding zinc-binding phosphatase, putative, with product MPCFPPFRTLEGEVLDLHVCSSIDAKDAVALLYFCGGDEKACVVQPCSLALSQYQLHIGPLGREACVEVPYMLIATWGIARASSSVTKAFVQVQQQAEETARTSSGTAAMGSTIGSGVASATSPSATAAVAMMTPLLSAPPAQVPQPVPLPSRPRYADPLPALYVVTLQTKHVWQHRLIVQSERLLKNIRAHLTLVHCLARVSDLPAFRYAEERQRQRQQWVGSSSNSMSSAGESTGTAAIWRTEFGWNLYSPQREFTRQLCVDASRPAPEVATEAALQEGRIGLHQDLRPWFRLVDLRDEERDVGRGERPADFQYTCSPTYPWLFLQPRLVDRELLLRAIAARSRARVPAVSYVCLRTGAVLARSSQPLMRSPQLSADSDVCYTLINMGYAPHHAYPQRTTAPAAAASSLVPSPLATAHGSSPAAANSLKASPVVGAPATVARPVRPPSLFDDDSDGDGQPPCAGSTSNASSTQQLESTRVNGSGCTSVWAPPSTVSKAARKFTVTAAGDAANVATTPSMETSHSAVTGASTNSNAAKMLLVADCRPQITAAGNAQLGGGYESGSYYTFCQTNFFEIDNIFGVAKSFEKLRSMLARYQGNTVEKTFLRRLYDSDWLAIVQRVLVCSVTAAQSLQNGVSCLVHCTDGWDRTSQCTALAMLLLDPYYRTIVGFCTLIEKEFCSFGHKFAERSGHQLPGRTTVFTHSGVASSDTEQQHGGSAPRLDTSPIFLNFLDAVFQVCHQYPTCFEFTPELLAHLSEVVYSCLYGTFLCNGEQERRLEGVRLRTASVWTDVLRRTQREKAGEIPLCFVNVHYDAATAWRFISQRRRGRGDGGAGGATALADFMLLPNCSSKRLVFWEQLYTREDADHYLSYNPHVHAVKTTQEVSWGPEFDGFLDAEMEEACADRENEMASLLALEEFMAAEANTPAAPSLAANSARSAWCVFDAVNCFNCYKSFGMWSTKAQCAACKQYFCTDCHVHDCILQQY from the coding sequence ATGCCCTGCTTCCCACCCTTCCGCACTCTCGAAGGCGAGGTCCTTGACCTTCACGTGTGCTCCTCCATCGACGCCAAGGACGCGGTGGCCCTGCTATATTTCTGCGGCGGGGATGAGAAGGCCTGCGTGGTGCAGCCCTGCagcctcgctctctcccaGTACCAGCTGCACATTGGCCCCCTAGGCCGCGAGGCGTGCGTGGAGGTGCCCTACATGCTCATCGCCACCTGGGGCATTGCACGTGCCTCATCCTCTGTCACCAAGGCGTTtgtgcaggtgcagcagcaggcggaggagacggcacGGACGTCGTCAGGGACGGCAGCGATGGGTTCCACCATCGGCagtggcgtggcgtcggcCACAAGCCCTTCCGCtacggctgcggtggcgatgatgacgccgctgctgagcgcaCCTCCAGCGCAGGTGCCAcagccggtgccgctgccatcgcggCCGCGATACGCAGACCCCCTGCCCGCTCTCTATGTGGTCACGCTGCAGACGAAGCACGTCTGGCAGCATCGTCTTATTGTGCAGTCGGAGCGCCTCCTCAAGAATATACGCGCACATCTCACTCTCGTGCACTGCCTGGCACGCGTCTCTGACCTTCCGGCTTTCCGCTACGccgaggagcggcagcggcagcggcagcagtgggtcggcagcagcagcaacagcatgAGCAGCGCGGGAGAGTCAACGGGAACGGCGGCTATATGGAGAACCGAGTTCGGCTGGAACCTCTAttcgccgcagcgcgagtTTACTCGTCAGCTCTGCGTCGACGCGTCTCGCCCCGCACCGGAGGTGGCCACCGAGGCAGCCCTGCAAGAGGGCCGCATTGGCCTCCATCAAGATCTGCGACCTTGGTTCAGACTGGTGGACCTCCGTGACGAGGAGCGGGACgtcggccgcggcgagcgCCCCGCCGACTTCCAGTACACGTGCTCCCCGACCTATCCATGGCTCTTCTTACAGCCAAGGCTCGTGGACCGTGAGTTGCTCCTGAGGGCGATAGCGGCCCGCTCCCGCGCCCGTGTGCCGGCGGTGTCGTacgtgtgcctgcgcaccgGTGCCGTTCTCGCACGCAGCTCCCAGCCTCTCATGCGCTCGCCGCAGCTCAGCGCCGACTCGGACGTGTGCTATACGCTGATTAACATGGGCTACGCGCCCCACCACGCGTACCCGCAGCGCACGACAGCgcccgcggcagcggcgtcatcgcTTGTCCCCTCGCCCTTGGCAACGGCGCACGGCAGCTCGCCAGCCGCGGCCAACTCCCTCAAGGCGAGTCCCGTGGTAGGTGCGCCCGCCACGGTGGCGAGACCCGTTCGGCCGCCGTCTCTCTTCGACGACGACTCGGACGGCGATGGCCAGCCGCCGTGTGCCGGAAGCACGAGTAACGCGTCCTCCACACAGCAGCTGGAGAGCACACGAGTAAAcgggagcggctgcaccTCCGTCTGGGCACCACCGTCGACTGTATCCAAGGCCGCGCGCAAGTTCACGGTGACCGCGGCTGGAGACGCTGCGAACGTCGCCACCACGCCATCGATGGAGACTTCCCACAGTGCTGTGACGGGTGCGAGCACGAACTCGAACGCGGCCAAGATGCTGCTAGTGGCGGACTGTCGGCCGCAGATCACGGCCGCCGGCAACGCCcagctcggcggcggctacgAGTCGGGTAGCTACTACACGTTCTGTCAGACCAACTTCTTCGAGATCGACAACATCTTCGGTGTGGCCAAGTCGTTCGAAAAGCTACGCAGCATGCTGGCCCGCTACCAGGGCAACACGGTGGAAAAGACTTTTCTGCGGCGGTTGTACGACTCCGACTGGCTCGCCATCGTCCAGCGCGTACTCGTCTGCtccgtgacggcggcgcagtcgctgcaAAACGGTGTGTCGTGTCTGGTCCACTGCACCGACGGCTGGGATCGCACGTCACAGTGCACGGCGCTCGCGATGCTCCTGCTGGACCCGTACTACCGCACCATCGTGGGCTTCTGCACGCTGATCGAGAAGGAGTTCTGCTCCTTTGGCCACAAGTTCGCAGAGCGTTCTGGACACCAGCTGCCAGGCCGCACGACCGTCTTCACTCACTCGGGTGTCGCAAGCTCCGacacggagcagcagcacggcggcagtgcccCGCGTCTGGACACGTCGCCGATCTTCTTGAATTTCCTGGACGCGGTGTTCCAGGTGTGCCACCAATATCCGACTTGCTTTGAGTTTACGCCAGAGCTGCTCGCCCACCTGTCGGAGGTTGTCTACAGCTGTCTCTACGGCACGTTCTTATGTAACGgcgagcaggagcggcgTCTCGAGggggtgcggctgcgcacagCCTCCGTCTGGACAGACGtcctgcgccgcacgcagcggGAGAAGGCCGGCGAGATCCCGCTCTGCTTCGTCAACGTCCATTAcgacgcggcgacggcgtggcgcttcatctcgcagcggcggcgcgggcgtggggatggcggtgccggcggcgcaaCGGCATTGGCGGACTTTATGCTGCTGCCcaactgcagcagcaaaCGTCTCGTGTTTTGGGAGCAGCTGTACACCCGCGAAGACGCGGATCACTACCTCAGCTACAACCCCCACGTGCACGCCGTCAAGACGACGCAGGAGGTCTCGTGGGGGCCCGAGTTCGACGGCTTCCTCGATGCtgagatggaggaggcgtgcGCCGATCGGGAAAACGAAATggcatcgctgctggcgctcgaGGAGTTCATGGCAGCCGAGGCGAATAccccggcggcgccgtcgctcgcGGCTAACAGTGCGAGAAGTGCCTGGTGCGTCTTTGACGCCGTCAACTGCTTCAACTGCTACAAGTCCTTTGGCATGTGGAGCACCAAGGCGCAGTGTGCGGCATGCAAGCAGTACTTCTGCACCGACTGCCACGTGCACGACTGTATACTGCAGCAGTACTGA